Below is a genomic region from Miscanthus floridulus cultivar M001 chromosome 1, ASM1932011v1, whole genome shotgun sequence.
CCCCAATCCATAGTCCATCGCGACAGTAGACACCAGACATCATTTCTTACGtaaaccatagttgatgtcatctgtcttctaTGGTTCAGCCTTCCAATCCTAAGAGTGGTgtataattttatggtgcacctcttgactatctaAGTAAGGAGaagttagcactgcaaaggctcagaaaagctgctgagaaggtcaatgttgagttttcctccactatgcatactaaaacctatgtcccCGTTTATCATTGTCGATGCTTTTGATGTAAATCAATTCAACATTagcatgatcagatataagtttgagtctcttgtgagcaatcttATAGAGGGACTCATCCTTTATATGATCTGTCTTAAGGATATTGGTGGGACGATGGACCCATGTTGAAATGTCGCACAAAAAAGTATCCGCGTTTTATCCATGATTTATTTCCtatgaatacatgcgggtactatgataacactaactacatcaaatgaaagattagagagaatttgcattgtCTCCAGAAGAATTTATTTACGAAGTTCTTTGGACTCTAgaggtagttttgaaatatctatttgcatgtcttacctcatATCCTAAtttaaaattttgtagtttaattagaatacttaggtgattgtatatatataatatccaatataagaataatctatgcatgatcttcttgaaagatttctgtagtgtaaagacatcttcgtttttcatGCATGTCCATGCTAACACTACGGTAAAAATaaaaggacaatatatcaattaaaaaataaaaacaaaactcatgctcaaagtcaaagagataaattatggatgcttgaattttaTCATCCATTATCTACCGGCATGCCTATAAAATAGAttgaataaacaattaaacatagatagaaaactaaattaatgaaaggatcattgcaagacatcaattatctcatagcttcggacaatatcgcaaagctactaaaaactgtaacTGTGCCCTTACCTTAAACATTGTCTAGATAAAATGGATTACAATggaagaaatggatatcgaagaTTTCTTCCTACCAATATAAAACACTATCTTAGCCGCATTACGGAaatgtctataaagtagagtttgtgagcctacgacgccgcgcactccgtgactttgttaaatacataaactttgttttttggattaaatattactttaacgttgatatttaatttttacagtattattatcttactGTACGATTCGTGTGTTTTTAGTAGAAATTGTTATGGACGCACAGACACGATAGCTGGTGACTAAAAAAAATCAAAGTAGCACCCACGTCAGAGGCTGTGACGGGTAGGTCCCACCTCGAAGCAGACCTGTGGACCGCATCCACATGGCGGCCGCCCAACCCTCCAAACCCAGCTCCCTTCCATTTTCCACTGGCCGGCCATCCTCACCCCCGCCACCGCAGATCCCCAATTCGTTTCCTCCCACCGAGCCaagcggcgacgacggcggtCGCGGCGCCCCTTCCCTCCCTCCGTACCGCCGCCGCCGGTGAGTTCAGACGCTGATACCTCTCCCTTTCCTGTGATTCGAGTGCTTCCCCTTACAGCCGTCGCGCCCCTGCTCCGCTTTGCTTCAGACGAGCAGATTGGGCCGAGCACCTCTCCGGCCAGTAGCGGCACCGTCGCCGGTGCCAGGTCCGGGGCCGCCGCGCCGTGGGGCTCGCTGAAACGGGTACACGTTCTGCCTCCGTTCACCCGTTTCTCGCTCCTTGTTGCTTGAGCCGGTAACAAAATTAACGGTTCAGTTTAGGCGCGGTGGATGTGCGAGCTTGCTAACCTGGAAGCAAACGTTATGAATTATATGATCGCCCTTGTGTACTTCCCTTCTTAATTGACTTCCATGCGTGCATGCCTCGTCTAATTCTAGTGTGCCAAATGTGATTCGTCTGTTCCATCCGGTGACTTGCTGAACGGAATCTGATTGTGGACCGCTGGATATATTTTTTTTCCCAATTGGATTGTATCAAGATTGATCTGTGGATAAGAAGACCTAGAAAAATTTAGGTGCACATGCTGCAACCATCAGGTGTTGTTAGCTACCTGCGCATTAGATGGAGGTTACAGAGCTAGACTGTGATTTACACATGAGCATGGATGGCATCCAGCAAGCCTCTTTTGCATAAGATGTCCTTTGGTGCTAATTTTTCATACTGTACTCCCGCCATTCTAAATtacaagacgttttggcttttctagaacatagcttttgctatgcgcTAAATCCAGATACAcaataaaagcaatgtatctagaaaagtcaaagtgTCTTATACTTTGGAATAGAGGAAGTAGTAATTAATAAAATTAGCTAACACATAGTGGAAAAGGGGGGTCAAATTGCTATTGCTAATCTAGTACAGAAACCGGGAAAAACTATGTCCAGCATACATTATTACCCTGTTCAACCTCAACCACTCTTCTAAGTAGTGTCCATAAGCTGTGTTTCTTTTTTTCTGAGAGGAGTGGTTGAATGCCCACATGTATTATGACCTACTTCATGTTGAGTTCTCCTAGAATATTTATGACCTATGATTGTCAGCATGGAGTTGAATAGTTCTCCTAGAATGTTTATTATGACCTATGATTGTCAGCATGGAGTTCAAAAGGTTGTTTGGTTAATCAGATATATGCACTGATTTCTTTTCTAGCTGTGATTAGGCTACAACAACTTTTCAGTTTCAAATTAGAGTTTGTATTATTTTCACTGAACATCATATGTTTCCCCATGCCCGTGCAATAATCAGTTATAGTGTACCAAGGAACATCTGAATGTAACCAAGTGTCTCAAAACCGTAACAGTTTAGCCAAGTAACTAAGCCTTGTCTGGCTAACACGACTGCCAAAACTTTTCACAATGCAGCCTTTCTCAGCTCAATATCTGGGTGTGGTTTCACATTATCCAGGCCTGGATATAAAAATTGGTTCTGTATCCTACTTATGTGTCTTTCTATTTCTTATTTATCAATCAAAGAAGTTGGTTTCCGGTGTGAGCTTGATTGTTTTTCGCTATTACTAGGTTGCTTCAGAGAAAGAAATTCTAGGGTAttttttatttgatattataaatctcagtattttttatataaatttagtcaaacttaagattattTGACTCCTCAAATTACAAGATGTGCACTTATTTTAAAACGAGGGAGTATAAGCTTTTGAAGTACTTTGCATTCAAACCGGCCCTTACTACTGCAAAATTCCATGAGCTCTTGGCTGCTTGACTTTATTaaaccattttttttttgaaagtagcACCCACGTCAGAGGCTGTGACGGGTAGGTCCCACCTCGAAGCAGACCTGTGGACCGCATCCACATGGCGGCCGCCCAACCCTCCAAACCCAGCTCCCTTCCATTTTCCACTGGCCGGCCATCCTCACCCCCGCCACCGCAGATCCCCAATTCGTTTCCTCCCACCGAGCCaagcggcgacgacggcggtCGCGGCGCCCCTTCCCTCCCTCCGTACCGCCGCCGCCGGTGAGTTCCGACGCTGATACCTCTCCCTTTCCTGTGATTCGAGTGCTTCCCCTTACAGCCGTTGCGACCCTGGTCCGCTTTGCTTCAGACGAGCAGATTGGGCCGAGCACCTCTCCAGCCAGCAGCAGCGCTGTCGCCGGTGTCAGGTCCGGGGCCGCCGCGCCGTGGGGCTCGCTGAAACGGGTTCACGTTCTGCCTCCGTTCACCCGGCTCTCGCTCCTTGTTGCTTGAGCCGGTAACAAAATTAACGGTTCAGTTTAGGCGCGGTGGATGAGTGGATGTGCATGCATGCTAACCTGGAAGCAAACCTTATGAATTATATGATCGTCCTTGTGTACTTTCCTTCTTAATTgacttccatgcatgcatgcctcGTCTAATTCGTAGTGTGCCAAATGTGATTCGTCTGTTCCATCCAGTGACTTGCTGGATATTCCAGTCAAGAACGGAATCTGATTGTGGACTGCTGATAGATTTCTCCAATTTGAGTGTATCAAGATTTGATCTGTGGATAAGAAGATGTAGAAAAAATTTGGTGCCCATGCTGCAACGATCAGGTGTTGTTAGGCTACCTGCGCATGAGATGGCGGTGACAGAGCTAGAATGTGATTACACACATGAGCATGGATGGCATCCAAGCAAGCCTTTTTTTGCATAAGATGTCTTTTGGTGCGAATTTTTTATACTGTAGTAATTAATAAAAATTAGCTAACACATGTATTGCTAATCTAGTACAGACACCATGGAAAAAGGTCTCCAGCATACATTAGTACCCTGTTCAACCTCAACCGGCTCAACCACTCTGCTAAGTAGTGTCCATATGCTGAGTTTCTTTTTTCTGAGAGGAATGGTTGAATGTCCACTTGTATTAGGAACCTACTTCATGTTTAGTTCTCCTAGAGTGTTATGACCTATGATTGTCAGCATGGAGTTCAAAAGGTTGTTTGGTTAATAAGATTTGATCAATTTAGAAACTTATGCACTGATTTCTTTTCTAGTTGTGATTAGACTACAACAAATTTTCAGTTTCAAATTAGACTTCGTATTATTTTCACTAAACATCATATGTTTCCCCATGGCTGTCCAATAATCAGTCATACTGTACCAAGGAAAAATTGAATATACATTAGAATATAACCAAGTGTCTCGAAAACATAACACTTTAGCCAGTTAACTAAGCTTTGTCTGGCTAAAGCATCTGCCAAAACTTTTCACAATGCAGCCTTTCTTGGTTCAATATCTGGGTGTGGTTTCATATTGTCCAGGTCTGGATAAAAATTGGTTCTCTATCCTACTTATGTGTCTTTCTATTTCTTATTATCAGTAATCAAAGAAGTTGGTTTCTGGTTTGAACACTCAACTGCTTGATTGTTTTTCGTTACTACTAGGTTGCTTCAGAGAAAGAAATTCTATGGTAGGTGGTTGTTGATATTTTCCTTATTGTGCACACACTATGTTTGGTATTACCCCAATCTGCTTTGCTTGCAGCAATATCTTATTTTGTAGACAGGCTGAATATCTGCACTCACACAGTTCAAAAAGCCTATATCTCTTGTATAAAGCGTTTCAGGAAGCATTTTAGAGAACTGCAGCCATTGACTCTTTTATGTGTTTATCAGATGAAAAGCATCCACTCTGTAATTTATTTCTTTGGAGCATTTTTACTTTCAAGTGTGTCACAGCATACTCCATTTCGTAATTTGTGTTGTGCTTTtgtttgaagggcgggcctggtgcaagcggtagagtcttaccgcctgtgaccggaaggtcccgggttcgagtcgcggtctcctcgcattgcacaggcgagggtaaggcttgccactgacacccttccccagaccccgcacagagcgggagctctctgcactgggtacgcccttagtTGTGCTTTTGTTTGGGAGAAAAAACATGAAACACTACAATACTACACTccagacatttaaaaaaaaactcagtTTTGTGTATAGGTTCATAAGTTCTTTGTATTTGTTATAAGATCAACCACTTATCAGCACATGCTAATAGTTCAAGCAATGCATATGCTATAGCAATAGTGGATTGTTGAATGATGTATGATAGGCTTGTTAGAAGAATTTCCTAAAGTATACCTTGTTATTTAAGAACTTTTAGTTGGATAGAAATCTTTTCATTCACAAAATGgatctacctttgttatacatGTCAAATTTTGTTGACCTAGTGTTAGCCTAAACATTTAAACGGACTAAATGTTCACCTatcgtttatttatttattcggGCTAAACGGCCATTAAACGAACGGTGATTAAATGGACAAGGCAAActaccgtgtagcgtttacacagtGTGTaaacggccgtgtaggcgaaaaGTGCCTATTGGAAATGCTGTTTCGTAAATATAGTACTCAATTGAAAACCAACAGAAATGAAGGTTTAACACAAAGTGTCAGTATTACCTGATAAAGGTATATGTCATTGGCATGCACAGTTTCTCTAGAGAACTTCTTGGGTCTCTGTTCCTTTTGGGCTGCCTTTGAATGATTTTAGTGTAGCTATACAGTCTGGCCATATGTGAATTATGCACTAGTTAGGTGAGTTTAAGTCAACTGCACAATCTTTCTTTTACTCCTAAAAGTCTTGTAACAAGGATGCACTGGTAAGTGATATTGTCATATGGAACATAACATAATTGTCAGCTATATCTACATATTTGAAGCTTCCCAAGAGGCTAAGACTTCTTTAATTATTTTATTCTTGTATGTGGTTTGAATGCTTTCCACTTGCTAATTATGTTCAGTTTTCTTTAAATAACATGAGAAAAAATGTGGCTCCACATCTTAGCCTGTTGGTCTTATATAGTTTGAGTATACCATTACTTTGTTCATTAAGTTAATGTCTGCGAAGAGCACAATGTTTCTTTTGTACTATGTTTGGTTGATGATCCTGTGCAGTCATGCTTTAATTTTAGTAAAACTTGCTTAGTGATGAGCAATAGATTCAAACGACCCTTACGATTGTCACTCTATGCTGATCTCTTTGGTATTGATATCTCCTAAAATATGTTTCTGTTATGTGTCTTTGCTTTCCTATGCCTGTATGTTTGTGATATCTGAATAGTTATTTCTGTCCCTTGGCCTTTTTGAAGGAGGGTGGTTTAGAGTAAAAGCGCTAGTTAGCTGTGTGCATTCTTGTATTTGTATGACACTTTGTCATTTGGCCTTCTTTCTTGAAGAATGCTAATATTTCAAATGATCCCATTTGTACACACTccctttggtaattaatatataCTTACACAGTGATCTGATTTGATCTTCCACCAACTTACATTCATCTTTCTAAGTTCTTATAGATTTCTGTCTCCCCTCTTTCTAAAATGCTAACATCAGCTAtacattgtatctttcttattaTTGCCGTTGTTCTCTGTGGAAGCTCTGATACATGGTTCACTTGTTGTTTCAGGTCTACCCCCAAGTGAAATATTTATACAAGTGAAATCAGGGTCTTCAAGATAGCTTACTGAGATGTGGGGTTTTGCATCAAACGCTTGCGCATCTGGGCTGGGGAAGAAGAGTCCCCCAAATTGCACTTCTTTGAGTGCTGCTTGTTCTGACGATGAAGCATCCTCATGCACAAGCAGGGAAGAAGGCCTGGAATGCCCAATATGTTGGGAGTCTTTCAACATAGTGGAGAATGTGCCTTTTGTGCTATGGTGTGGCCACACCATGTGCAAGAACTGCATCCTAGGACTTCAGTGGGCTGTCATCAAAGTTCCAACTGTGCCGATCCAgctaccattcttcatttgctgtCCCTGGTGCAACCTCCTGTCACTTCGCATACTTTACAAAGGGAACCTCACATTCCCACGAAAGAACTATTTCCTCCTTTGGATGGTCGAGGGGATGAATGGCGAGCGGGCCAGATCACGCCCAGGTATTCATAGTGAGCAACAGACTCCATGGCTCTCAAGCAGCAGCAGAGCAAATCGAAATGCAGGCTATTCAAATCCCACTAGACGCCACCTTCCGCCACCGGTTGACACGTTGCCCACCAATGCCAATCATGGCAACCATGGGGTCCCTCTGCTGAACGCAGAGAGGGTACAAGCTTCGCTGCGCAAGTCCTTGTCGTTCCTGGTTCACTTGACTGCCAAGTTTCCCCTGgtgttcatcttcctcctcatagTGCTCTATGCGATCCCTGCCAGCGCAGCAGTCTTGTTATTGTATGTCCTTATCACTGTGCTGTTTGCACTTCCCTCGTTCCTGATACTGTATTTTGCGTACCCGAGCCTGGACTGGCTTGTTAGAGAAATCTTTGCCTGAGATTTCCTTGTCCGGGAAAATCTCAATGCTGTTGTTGGATCCGTGTAACTGAATTCTCCCTAGATTttgttgtaacttgtaagtgTGAATGTTATTGCAAAGTTTTGGTTTTGACCCCACCCCatgagatgtgtttacctcaAGTCTCCATGGAAGGGTCCTCTGTTGCATTGCAAAACATCAGTGTGCTCTGTGCTGCTGGCATATATTTTGTTGCACAGGTGAGGTGCTCTGAGACTGAAGTTCAAGAGTATATGTTGGGTATCAGTAGATTAACTATCGCTGGAGTGCTTGGAATGGCAAGGAGTGTGGAGAGCCTGAAAATATTTCCCTGGATTTAGCATGGTTCTCCAAATATATTTGTGCCAAGCAGCCCAATCACTTTGTTGTCCTTAGAAGCGGGTAGTGGCAGTAACTTCTGAGTAAAACTGTttggctgatggtttctgcggctgataagccagctaatgctgttttgttgtgagagaaaaacactattctatgGCTGATAAGTTATGAACATCGCAATCACAGGACAAGAGGACTGCAACGAGCAGAGTGGCAGTGCCCGTGAAAGAAAACTAGCAGCGCACACTTGTTCGCTGTGGCATTATTAGATGCATGGGAGCAAGCAACTTGGCATGCCGGGGAGCCAAGTGGTTGATCGCTTGGCCGCCGAGGCGTGACGAATGATAGCAGCAACCAGCAAGTGAGCTGGCTACCCAACTTGGCCGGCATGAGTATCCCCGCAAATATACTCTTGTCATCTGCAACCCCAGTCCACACGCGTGCCATCGGCTTGGCATCTTGCTGGTCATCCTCGGCTTGCAATTTGGTGACCTCGACGCCCATGAACAAGGAT
It encodes:
- the LOC136541926 gene encoding uncharacterized protein, which encodes MWGFASNACASGLGKKSPPNCTSLSAACSDDEASSCTSREEGLECPICWESFNIVENVPFVLWCGHTMCKNCILGLQWAVIKVPTVPIQLPFFICCPWCNLLSLRILYKGNLTFPRKNYFLLWMVEGMNGERARSRPGIHSEQQTPWLSSSSRANRNAGYSNPTRRHLPPPVDTLPTNANHGNHGVPLLNAERVQASLRKSLSFLVHLTAKFPLVFIFLLIVLYAIPASAAVLLLYVLITVLFALPSFLILYFAYPSLDWLVREIFA